TTCACGATAATATTGGCGCTGTGGATGGTCGTGCTTTTGTCGATTCTGCACCAATTTTAGATAAAGCTTGGGCAGCAAAAAGCGGATTAGGTTGGGTTGGAAAAAACAGCAACCTTATCTCAAAACAGGTGGGTTCTTTTTTCTTTATTGCTGAATTAATCATTGATTTAGAACTAGAATCAGACGGAGCTACTACAGATCATTGTGGAAAGTGTACCCGCTGTATAGATGCTTGTCCAACAGGGGCTATTGAAAGTGCCTATATCGTGAATGGATCCAAGTGTATTTCCTACTTTACCATTGAATTAAAAGACGATATTCCAGCCGAATTAGCAGGTCAATTTGACAATTGGATGTACGGTTGCGACGTCTGCCAAGACGTTTGTCCATGGAATCGCTTTGCTAAACCTCATAATGAACCTCGATTTACTCCTAACGAGGCGTTAATGAATTATTCCAACAAGGAGTGGGAAGAACTTACAAATGAGGTTTTTAATGATATCTTTAGAAAATCCGCAGTAAAAAGAACAAAGTATACGGGATTAGTGAGGAATATTAAATTTTTAAAGGAATAAAATTCTAACATTAAATTATCTTTAAAAAGAGGTAACTTTGTTTATTCGGTTAAAAATATTTTTATGAATAAAGAAAGCTTACGTAGGGAAGCGTTGTTATATCACGCAAAACCAACACCTGGAAAAATTCAAGTAGTACCTACAAAAAAATATTCTTCTCAACGAGATTTAGCATTGGCTTACTCACCTGGGGTAGCAGAGCCTTGTTTAGAAATTGCAAAAGATGTAAATAATGTTTATAAATATACAGCAAAAGGAAACTTAGTCGCTGTTATATCCAATGGTACTGCCGTTTTAGGAT
The window above is part of the Myroides odoratus DSM 2801 genome. Proteins encoded here:
- the queG gene encoding tRNA epoxyqueuosine(34) reductase QueG, producing MDKKSHYAALIKAEAKRLGFLSCGISEAGFLEEEAPRLEKWLNANMHGSMQYMENHFDKRLNPTLLVEGAKSVVSLLFNYYPEQEQTDGAYKISKYAYGEDYHYVVKDKLKELLHFIHDNIGAVDGRAFVDSAPILDKAWAAKSGLGWVGKNSNLISKQVGSFFFIAELIIDLELESDGATTDHCGKCTRCIDACPTGAIESAYIVNGSKCISYFTIELKDDIPAELAGQFDNWMYGCDVCQDVCPWNRFAKPHNEPRFTPNEALMNYSNKEWEELTNEVFNDIFRKSAVKRTKYTGLVRNIKFLKE